From the genome of Eucalyptus grandis isolate ANBG69807.140 chromosome 2, ASM1654582v1, whole genome shotgun sequence, one region includes:
- the LOC120290480 gene encoding LEAF RUST 10 DISEASE-RESISTANCE LOCUS RECEPTOR-LIKE PROTEIN KINASE-like 2.4: MTNSFKEKLGQGGYGCVYKGKLQDGQLVAVKLLKKLKGDAKEFFNEVAKISRTSHVNVGNLLGFCFEGSKRALVYEFMPNGSLEKFIFNRSNTLELDQLLTRDTLYQISLGIAHGLEYLQIGCNMRILHNASLIKHLII; encoded by the coding sequence ATGACCAActctttcaaagaaaagttAGGCCAGGGAGGCTATGGTTGTGTGTACAAAGGCAAGCTTCAGGATGGCCAACTTGTGGCAGTGAAGCTTCTAAAGAAGTTGAAAGGCGATGCcaaagaatttttcaatgaaGTTGCGAAAATAAGTAGGACTTCTCATGTCAATGTTGGCAACCTCTTGGGATTTTGTTTCGAAGGAAGCAAAAGAGCTTTGGTTTATGAGTTCATGCCTAATGGATCCCTTGAAAAGTTCATATTTAATAGGAGTAACACGTTGGAGTTAGATCAACTATTGACTCGAGACACATTGTACCAGATTTCCCTTGGCATAGCTCATGGGCTAGAGTACTTGCAAATAGGATGCAACATGAGGATCTTGCACAATGCATCACTTATAAAGCACCTCATAATATAG